CCCTCGAACCAAATTGTGCATATTGTCAGCGAGATGGGCGTGCGCGTCGAAGACCTCTACCAGCCCTACTGGATTGAGGGAAAGATGCAGGTTAGCGCCTCCAGCAGCGAACTGGCCGACGCCGGATACCAGATGGAAGCCGAGAAAATATACGCTTATGAGCTCAAGTGAGAACTGTTTCGGATTCGTTACGACGCTTCTTTGAGCTGGGTCAAACTTTCCGTTTAGACGCATCCGTACCATTGGACTACTCAATTACTAATGTCCTCTGGGAGCTTCCATGAACAAGTCCTTGCTCGGCGCCTCGCTTGTGGCCCTTGCGCTCGTCGCCCCTGTCGCGCACGCCTACCAGGCGGGCGATATGATCCTGCGCGCCGGTGCCATCACTACCGCGCCGAACGAAAGCAGCGGCGACCTCAAGTTCGATGGCAACAAGGTGTCGGGTACCAAGGCGACCCTGGACAGCGACACCCAGCTGGGCCTGACCTTCGCTTACATGCTCACCGACCATATCGGCCTGGAGCTGCTGGCGGCCACCCCGTTCAAGCACACCGTTGGCGTCAAGGGCCTGGGCGGCGGCCTGGACGGCAAACTGGCCGACATCAAGCAACTGCCACCGACCCTGTCGCTGCAGTACTACCCGATGGCGCCAAACTCCCGGTTCCAGCCGTATGCCGGTGTGGGCATCAACTACACCCTGTTCTTCGATGAAGACCTGAGCAGCACGCGCAAGCAACAGGGCTTCAGCAACCTCAAGCTGCAGGATTCGATCGGTATCGCCGGCCAGCTGGGCATGGACTACATGCTCACCGACAACCTGCTGGTCAACGCCTCGGTCTGGTACGTCGACATCGACACCAAGGCCAGCGTCAACGGCCCGACCGCGCTGGGCTACAGCAAGACCAAAGTCGACGTCGAAGTCGACCCGTGGGTCTACATGGTCGGCCTTGGCTACAAGTTCTGATCCCTGGCAGGGAGTGCGGCCACGGCCGCGCTCCCTGTGTTCGACCACAGCCAGCAACCCAGGGCTGTCGCGCTGATCCCCGCCCCCAACCCGCACACCGCCGCCCATCCCCACCGGGCATAGACCCAGGTCGCCAGCACCGCGCCCAGGCCGCTACCCAGTGAATAACAGCACATGTAAGCGCCAATCAGCCGGCTCGCCAGCGCGCTGCGCCCCGCCAGCAACAGGCTTTGGTTGGTGACATGCACCGCCTGCACGGCAAAATCGAGCAACAACACGCCCAGTAGAAACGCCAGCAGAGAATGCTCGACGAACGCCGTCGGCAGCCAAGACACCGTCAGCACGCCCAGGGCCAGGCCGGTGGTACGTTCGCCCCGACCTTGGTCGGCCAAACGACCCGCGCGGGAAGCCGCCAACGCCCCCGCCACACCCGCCAGGCCAAACAGACCGATCTCGGTATGGCTGAGTGCCAGTGATGGCGCACTCAAAGGCAATACCATGGCGCTCCACAGCACACTGAAGGCGGCGAAGATCAACACGCCGTACAACCCTCGCTGGCGCAATAGAGGGTCCTGCCTGAACAAGGCGAACAGCGAACCAATCAGTGCCAGGTAACCGGGCCGATGTGTCGCAGGCCGGGCGCCAGGCATGCCCTTGCAGAGCAGGCCGGCCATCATCACCAGTACCCCGGCCGCAGCGAAATAGACAACCCGCCAGCCTGCCACGTCGGCAACAAAGCCGGATACCAGGCGCGCCAACAGAATGCCCAGCACCACCCCGCTGGTGACCGTGCCCACCGCTTGCCCTTGTTGTGCGGGGGTGGCCAGGGTAGCGGCATGCGCCACCATCACCTGCACCATGACGGCCATCAACCCGACCATCGCCAGCGCCACCAGCAGCACCGCCCAGTCCCACGCCATGCCAACCGCCACCAACGCCACGGCCGAGGCGAGCAATTGGCCGACGATCAGGCGCTTGCGGTCGATCAGGTCACCTAAAGGCACGATCAGCAGCAAGCCCAGCGCATAACCGGCCTGGGTAGCGCCAACCACCCAGCCGATGCGCTGCTGGCCTACCCCCAGGTCCCGTGCTATCGACTCAAGCAAGGGCTGGGCGATATACACCGTGGCAACCGCCATGGCACAGGTGAGGGCGAGTAAAAGGGTTATCGCGTGGGTCAGGTCGGGTTGTTTTGTGTTCGCGCTGTGCATGGCGTACCCCATCAATCTGGTTTCAAATTAAAACCACATATGGATTTTTAGCAAATGTGGTTTTAATCTGCAACCAGAACCCTTGAGAGAGCCGTGCAATGCTCGACGAAACGAACGCCCAATGCCCGGTAGCCCGAGCCCTTGAAGTACTCGGTGACCGCTGGGCGCTGATGATCTTGCGCGATGCCTTCGATGGCTTGCGCCGCTTCAGCGAGTTTCAGAAGAACCTCGGGCTGGCCAAAAACATCCTGGCCTCACGGCTCAAGTTATTGGTGGAGAGTGGGCTGTTGGCGCTGCAGCCAGCATCGGATGGCAGTGCCTACAAAGAGTACGTGCTGACCGAAAAAGGGCGTTCGGTGTTTCCGCTAGTGATTGCCTTGCGCCAGTGGGGGGAGCGCTTTTTGTTCGAGGCGGGAGAGACGCGATCGGCGTTGCTGGAGCAGGCGACGGGGCAAATCATCGCCCCCCTGCAGGTGCGCGCGCAGGATGGCCGGGTGTTAGGGCCTGACGATTGCCAGCGCAGGGTGGTGCAACACGGGTAAAACAGGGGCCGCTTTGCGGCCCCTGGGGTTTTCAGGCCTTGCCCAGCAAACGGGACAAACCTTCGACCAATGGCGTTGCCTCGGGGAAATCGAACCGCGCCAGCAAACGCTGGTTATCCGCCCGCGAATGGCGAATATCACCCGAGCGTGCCGGGCCATAGCTGATCGCAGGCAGGCTGCCGATTACCTTTTCCAGGGCGGCCAACAATTGATTGAGTGAAGTGGCCTGGTTCAGGCCGATATTCACCGCCCCTTCCTCGACCTGCGGCTGCTCCAGCGCCTGGATCATCACTTGCACCAGGTCCCCTACATAAAGGAAATCGCGGGTCTGCTCGCCATCACCGAACACCGTGATCGGCAGCCCTTGGGTGGCACGCTCGCTGAAGATACTGATCACGCCAGAGTACGGTGATGAAGGGTCCTGGCGCGGGCCGAAAATATTGAAGAAGCGGAAAACCACCGGTTCCAGACCATGCTGGCGGCGGTAGAAGTCCAGGTACTGCTCACTGGCCAGCTTATCCACCGCGTAGGGGGTCAGCGGCGCCTTGGGCGTATCTTCGGCAATCGACTCGCCTTCGCCGTTGTTGCCATACACTGCGGCGCTGGAGGCGAACAGCACCCGACGCACGCCGTGCACGCGCATGGCTTCGCAGACATTGAGGGTGCCGATGAAATTGCTCTGGTGAGTCCTCACCGGGTCCTCGACCGAAGCCTGCACCGACGCCACGGCCGCCAGATGCACCACCGCGCTACAGCCAGCAGCCGCACGGGTGACCAGACCGGCATCGGCGACATCGCCTTCGATCAGCTCCAGGCGTGGATGCGCGATCTGCAGGTTGTCCCGCCTGCCGGTGGACAGGTCGTCGAGAATGCGTACGGCGTAACCTTTGTCCAACAGCGCATCGCACAGGTGAGAGCCGATGAAGCCGGCACCGCCGGTGATCAGGATGGGGGCATCAGCCATGGCGGTAGAAACGGTCCAGTAGGGGCGGCAGGCCGGCGCGCCAGGCGCGCGGCTTGATACCGAAGGTGTGAAGAATTTTCTTGCAGGCCAGCACCGCGTGCTGTGGCTCTTCGCTGGCATCCGGCCGAGCGGCATGGGCCTGCGGCGTGGGCGCCTGCACCGCCAGCTGACGGTACTGGCCGGCCTCGGTGAGAATCGCCTGCCCCAGCGCCAGCGGTGTGGTCGCCTCGTTGCCGGCGTAATGGTAAGTGCCCCACAGCGGCGCGCTGCAATCGAGCTGCTTGAGCACCGACAGGATCACCCGGGCAGCATCGTCGACTGGCGTGGGGTTGCCGCGCCGGTCGTCCGCCAGCAGCAGTTCCTGGGGTTGTTCGGCACGGGTGAGGAAACGGCCCAGCGCACCATCGACGCTTTCATCGAGCAGCCAGCCAAAGCGCAGCAGCACGTGTTGTGGGCACGTCGCCCGCACGCTCTGCTCGATACGCCACAGGGCCTGACCACGCAGGCCCAGCGGCACCGGCTCGTCTTTCTCGCTGTAGGCCGTGGCCCGTGACCCGTCGAACACCCGGTAGCTCGAAGGCTGCACCAGGGTGATCTGGTGGTGCTGGCACAATTCTGCCAGCCGCTCCACTGCCCGCTCTTGCTGAGCCAGACGCTGCTCGCTGACCGACTCGGCCTGGAACCAGTCGAAGTAATAGGCCAGGTTGACCAAGGCATTGGGGCGATGATCGTCAAGCAGCTGAGTGAGGCTGGCCGGGTCCCAGCCGCTCTCGGGCGGGCGCGGTGCCAGGAATGCAATGTCCTCTTCAGCCCCGAGACGAATCAGCGCTTGCCCGAGGGCATTGCCACCACCCAACAGCATTAGGCGCATACGCATAGAGTCAGCAGATCCGGAGAGGTTGATTGAGGGAAAGGGGTCATTTTGCGGTTTCCGGGCGGGGAAGTCCAACCCAGGGCCTAGTGAATACCATGGGCGGTGATGATTTCAAATTTCAACACCACAACCAGCATAATTCCCTTACCTTCAGTCTCAACCTCGATGAGCAAGCCACAGGGCTTAAACCTCAACTAGCCTGCTCTGCGTGGTTCAACTCCGATCACTGGTTCTTATCCGCCAATGGTTCCACGACCTGTTATTCATAGAGGCCAACATGCAAGCACAGAGGGGCACAGATTTTCGTCTGAAATGGCAGTTCAACGAACCCGCCCCTGGCCAAGAAGTATTCATCGAAGAAGCCTTCGGCAACTACCAGCAGCAAGCCCGATTACTGGTCCCTGATCGCGAACGCGCACCTCCTGTGTTTGTCGTCGGGGGCGCGCGCTCGGACTTTACTCGGCTCAACCCTCTGCTCTATCGCTTGCAATCCGCAGGTATCGGATCGCTGACTGGCAATCTGTCAGGGCATAGTTTCGCCAGTGAACCGGGTGCGGTTTCGCCCTCACTCGCGACCAACCTCGAAGAGGCGCAGCGTTTTCACCGGCATATTTCGGCTCAATGCCGAACGCTCATTGGCCATAGTCTAGGCGCTGCAATCACACTGAAACTGGCAGCTCAATTGCCGCAAGTGGACAGGCTGGTGTTGATCTGCCCCGCTGTTTATCCAGACCTCGCGCAACGGGTGCCATTCGGCCCGGCCTTCACAGCGGCCATCAGCACGCCCTATGGCTTTCTGGACTGCGACAGCTACGCCTTCCTCAAGCAGTTTCAGGGCAGCGTACTGATGGTGATTGGCGAATACGACGGGCTCAACTCACAGCGATTCGGCAAAGGGCCGGGCACTAGCGCCGGTAACCTGTGGCTTGCCGGCACCGAGCGCTACAGCCCGATTCCTGAAGAAGTCACCCAAGCCCTGATCCGGGCAGTATCACCGGCGCGTTTGCAATGCCTGTTTCTTACAGATTGCGACCATGGCATCGCCGCCCATCTGCGCAGTACCCCGGCAATCGCGGCCCAGGTCGCGGACGCGGTGGAAGCGTTCATCCTCGACGATGCGTGACACGTGACGGGCTGACCCTCACTCGATTTCGAATAGCCCATTACTCAATGGCCCCACGCTCAACCGCTCGCGCACGTCGTCATCGATGCGGGGGTCATCCGGCCGGTACAGCTTGACCTGGCGATAGGCATTGATGCGGTTGATCTCCTCACCCAGGTACTCCCACACCACGCGGGTGCAGGCCGGGTTGCGTCGGTCGCCGCTGGAAACCCCCGTCTTCAGGCCGTTCAGGCGGGTGATGCGGCTTTTGAAACTGGGGATGAGGATGGTCTGGCTCATTTCATTGAGGGTCAGCGACTCGTAGTCGATCAGGAACATCCGGTCCTGCAACTGGAACGCCGCACCCAGATAGCGGCATCGAACCTCGGCGTGCAGATCGGTGGCGCTGCTGCGCTCCTGACGCTCCTGGCGCTCGAACAGGAAGCGGCCGCGCTCTTCGCGCAGGTGCACCAGCGACAGCAGGATCGACCCCGGTACTGACATGCAGTTGGAGTACTCGAAGTAGTAACCACAGTAGCGCGACAGGTTGCCGGCGTGCTCATGCAAGGGCCGGAACAGCTCACTGATCGGGTCGGTTGGCTGATCGGCCACTGCCGACACGCGGGCACCGATTAGCCGGGCGAACTGCTCGGGGGGCACATTCAGTTCGTAATCCTCGACACCGAAGAAATCGCCGATGCGCTTGAGGTTGAAAGCCGTCGGACGGCTCTGGCCGCTGAGGTACTTGTTGAACTGCGCGCGGTTGATCGACAGCTGTCGGCAAACTTCCGAGATAGAGCGGTAGTGGCTGCAGGCCAGTTTGAGGTTGGTAGCGAAATGATCGCTCATGCGGGACTTCCAGGTGACGCGAATGACGCAAGTTTAGCATCAAGTCGCATCAACTCAGAACAAAACGCGAAATTGTAACCACTCTTGTCATGGCCAACCATGCGCCCCAACGAATAGCGGTGCGCCTGCCGCCCGCTGTCTTTCCACACGAAGAATAAGAATCGAGGTCATTTCCCAATGCTCGAAGCACTCAACGATTTCCTCTCGGGGAAACTACTCATCGTGCTGATCGTCGGACTCGGCAGCTACTTCACCATTCGCTCGCGGTTCGTGCAATTCCGTCATTTCGCCCACATGTTCAGCGTGTTCAAGGAATCGCTGCACGGCCAGGCAGGCCAGTTGAGCTCGTTCCAGGCCCTGATGCTGAGCCTTGCCGGCCGCGTGGGCGCGGGTAACATCGCCGGTGTCGGCATCGCCGTG
The sequence above is drawn from the Pseudomonas putida genome and encodes:
- a CDS encoding winged helix-turn-helix transcriptional regulator; protein product: MLDETNAQCPVARALEVLGDRWALMILRDAFDGLRRFSEFQKNLGLAKNILASRLKLLVESGLLALQPASDGSAYKEYVLTEKGRSVFPLVIALRQWGERFLFEAGETRSALLEQATGQIIAPLQVRAQDGRVLGPDDCQRRVVQHG
- a CDS encoding alpha/beta hydrolase, with the translated sequence MQAQRGTDFRLKWQFNEPAPGQEVFIEEAFGNYQQQARLLVPDRERAPPVFVVGGARSDFTRLNPLLYRLQSAGIGSLTGNLSGHSFASEPGAVSPSLATNLEEAQRFHRHISAQCRTLIGHSLGAAITLKLAAQLPQVDRLVLICPAVYPDLAQRVPFGPAFTAAISTPYGFLDCDSYAFLKQFQGSVLMVIGEYDGLNSQRFGKGPGTSAGNLWLAGTERYSPIPEEVTQALIRAVSPARLQCLFLTDCDHGIAAHLRSTPAIAAQVADAVEAFILDDA
- a CDS encoding MFS transporter: MHSANTKQPDLTHAITLLLALTCAMAVATVYIAQPLLESIARDLGVGQQRIGWVVGATQAGYALGLLLIVPLGDLIDRKRLIVGQLLASAVALVAVGMAWDWAVLLVALAMVGLMAVMVQVMVAHAATLATPAQQGQAVGTVTSGVVLGILLARLVSGFVADVAGWRVVYFAAAGVLVMMAGLLCKGMPGARPATHRPGYLALIGSLFALFRQDPLLRQRGLYGVLIFAAFSVLWSAMVLPLSAPSLALSHTEIGLFGLAGVAGALAASRAGRLADQGRGERTTGLALGVLTVSWLPTAFVEHSLLAFLLGVLLLDFAVQAVHVTNQSLLLAGRSALASRLIGAYMCCYSLGSGLGAVLATWVYARWGWAAVCGLGAGISATALGCWLWSNTGSAAVAALPARDQNL
- a CDS encoding NAD-dependent epimerase/dehydratase family protein, which produces MADAPILITGGAGFIGSHLCDALLDKGYAVRILDDLSTGRRDNLQIAHPRLELIEGDVADAGLVTRAAAGCSAVVHLAAVASVQASVEDPVRTHQSNFIGTLNVCEAMRVHGVRRVLFASSAAVYGNNGEGESIAEDTPKAPLTPYAVDKLASEQYLDFYRRQHGLEPVVFRFFNIFGPRQDPSSPYSGVISIFSERATQGLPITVFGDGEQTRDFLYVGDLVQVMIQALEQPQVEEGAVNIGLNQATSLNQLLAALEKVIGSLPAISYGPARSGDIRHSRADNQRLLARFDFPEATPLVEGLSRLLGKA
- a CDS encoding OmpW/AlkL family protein, with translation MNKSLLGASLVALALVAPVAHAYQAGDMILRAGAITTAPNESSGDLKFDGNKVSGTKATLDSDTQLGLTFAYMLTDHIGLELLAATPFKHTVGVKGLGGGLDGKLADIKQLPPTLSLQYYPMAPNSRFQPYAGVGINYTLFFDEDLSSTRKQQGFSNLKLQDSIGIAGQLGMDYMLTDNLLVNASVWYVDIDTKASVNGPTALGYSKTKVDVEVDPWVYMVGLGYKF
- a CDS encoding helix-turn-helix domain-containing protein, with translation MSDHFATNLKLACSHYRSISEVCRQLSINRAQFNKYLSGQSRPTAFNLKRIGDFFGVEDYELNVPPEQFARLIGARVSAVADQPTDPISELFRPLHEHAGNLSRYCGYYFEYSNCMSVPGSILLSLVHLREERGRFLFERQERQERSSATDLHAEVRCRYLGAAFQLQDRMFLIDYESLTLNEMSQTILIPSFKSRITRLNGLKTGVSSGDRRNPACTRVVWEYLGEEINRINAYRQVKLYRPDDPRIDDDVRERLSVGPLSNGLFEIE
- a CDS encoding NAD(P)-dependent oxidoreductase, which encodes MRMRLMLLGGGNALGQALIRLGAEEDIAFLAPRPPESGWDPASLTQLLDDHRPNALVNLAYYFDWFQAESVSEQRLAQQERAVERLAELCQHHQITLVQPSSYRVFDGSRATAYSEKDEPVPLGLRGQALWRIEQSVRATCPQHVLLRFGWLLDESVDGALGRFLTRAEQPQELLLADDRRGNPTPVDDAARVILSVLKQLDCSAPLWGTYHYAGNEATTPLALGQAILTEAGQYRQLAVQAPTPQAHAARPDASEEPQHAVLACKKILHTFGIKPRAWRAGLPPLLDRFYRHG